A window of Panthera leo isolate Ple1 chromosome D2, P.leo_Ple1_pat1.1, whole genome shotgun sequence contains these coding sequences:
- the ZNF488 gene encoding zinc finger protein 488, translating into MAAGKGALQSSSAENTWRLSEADQGWSCKPVLLEKMNNLGSEAAMGGDGREETSAEVALSATPGKLRLGKPMAQKVCWEQGQSAFTEVPRLKKRLEGVQAKEREHDNPTGQPGPQKLTQDTPRDLADSKTSVWPSGARGEQKSAFSKPARCPAGRPGPTSVFQARGPADALGELLGLSNTVDVPCWDQLSNSKFLVGDFWNLQTLPQNAPLCSAFLGAPTLWLKHATAQMSTPSSSSSTATWALLPPTFTSLGLSTQNWCAKCNLSFRLTSDLVFHMRSHHKKEHVGPDLHSKKLREEALTCPICHEYFRERHHLSRHMTSHS; encoded by the coding sequence ATGGCTGCTGGGAAGGGTGCTCTGCAGAGCTCTTCGGCTGAAAACACATGGAGGCTTAGTGAAGCTGACCAGGGCTGGAGCTGCAAGCCAGTGCTGCTGGAAAAAATGAACAACCTGGGCTCTGAGGCTGCCATGGGTGGTGATGGCCGGGAGGAGACCTCTGCTGAGGTGGCATTGTCAGCAACCCCAGGAAAACTCAGACTGGGAAAGCCAATGGCCCAGAAGGTGTGCTGGGAACAGGGGCAGAGTGCTTTCACAGAGGTGCCTCGACTCAAGAAGAGGCTGGAGGGTGTGCAGGCCAAGGAGAGGGAGCATGATAACCCCACAGGCCAGCCTGGTCCCCAGAAGCTGACCCAGGACACCCCCAGGGACCTGGCTGACAGCAAGACCTCTGTGTGGCCCAGTGGAGCCCGAGGGGAGCAGAAAAGCGCCTTCAGCAAACCAGCCAGGTGTCCAGCAGGGAGACCTGGGCCAACCTCTGTTTTCCAGGCACGTGGACCTGCAGATGCCCTTGGGGAGCTGTTGGGACTCAGCAACACGGTAGATGTCCCTTGTTGGGATCAGCTTTCGAATTCTAAGTTTTTGGTGGGTGATTTCTGGAACCTGCAGACGTTGCCACAAAATGCTCCTCTCTGCAGTGCTTTCCTGGGGGCCCCCACACTGTGGCTAAAGCATGCCACAGCCCAGATGTCCACACCGTCATCATCCTCTTCCACTGCCACTTGGGCCCTGCTGCCACCTACGTTCACCTCCCTGGGCCTGTCCACCCAGAACTGGTGTGCAAAATGCAACCTCTCCTTTCGCCTGACCTCCGACCTGGTCTTCCACATGCGGTCCCACCACAAAAAGGAACATGTGGGGCCTGACTTACATTCTAAGAAGCTGAGAGAAGAGGCCCTCACGTGTCCCATTTGCCATGAGTATTTCCGGGAGCGCCACCATCTCTCCAGGCACATGACTTCTCACAGTTAG